A single Chloracidobacterium sp. DNA region contains:
- a CDS encoding ATP-binding protein, with protein sequence MTTDKSKKHGLKAVPTLRSVEADSADIPVCDVCFGTGLEVVPGKGARRCVCRKRDVHVDQINKTQIPKRYEKCHFNTYNAGDNVSQKIALRVAQDFTVQFPAVDNGLLFSGTVGVGKTHLAVSILKGLTERGFACLFYEFGTLLKEIQGSYNPNTFTSELSVLAPVLNADVLVLDELGASKPTDWVRDTLHHIINSRYNEKKFTIFTTNYLDARASDRDETLEDRIGVRARSRVYEMCQTVVIDGEDHRRKLHRSTGLAKFRSPNS encoded by the coding sequence ATGACGACTGATAAATCCAAAAAGCACGGACTCAAGGCAGTGCCGACACTCCGTTCGGTCGAGGCCGACTCTGCCGACATCCCGGTTTGCGATGTATGTTTCGGCACCGGACTGGAGGTCGTGCCCGGCAAGGGCGCTCGGCGTTGCGTCTGCCGCAAACGCGACGTTCACGTCGACCAGATCAACAAAACTCAGATCCCTAAGCGATATGAGAAATGTCACTTTAACACATACAACGCCGGGGACAATGTATCTCAAAAGATCGCACTTCGGGTCGCTCAGGATTTCACGGTCCAGTTCCCCGCCGTCGACAACGGCCTACTATTTTCCGGCACGGTCGGCGTCGGCAAGACACATTTAGCCGTTTCCATTCTGAAAGGACTGACCGAAAGAGGGTTTGCGTGTCTCTTTTACGAATTTGGAACGTTGCTAAAGGAGATCCAAGGTTCGTATAACCCAAATACCTTTACTTCAGAACTTAGCGTACTGGCACCTGTATTGAACGCCGATGTGCTTGTGCTCGACGAACTCGGTGCATCAAAGCCGACAGATTGGGTCCGCGACACGCTCCATCACATCATCAACAGCCGTTATAACGAGAAGAAGTTTACGATCTTCACGACCAATTACCTCGACGCAAGAGCCTCGGACCGTGACGAAACACTCGAAGATCGGATCGGTGTCCGGGCCCGTTCGAGAGTCTATGAAATGTGTCAGACCGTGGTTATTGACGGTGAAGACCATCGGCGAAAACTCCATCGTTCGACCGGCCTCGCAAAATTTCGTTCGCCCAATAGTTGA
- a CDS encoding TetR/AcrR family transcriptional regulator produces MPAHIQHLRTREAILDATDLLLSRSGFKKMTIEDLAREVGIGKGSIYLHFESKDEIALSHIDRIVERLKVRLRVIVDGPGTASERVHEMLVERVLYRSDSVQHYSHNLGELLSCLRTKLPERRQRYFNDEALIFADVLIAGSESGEFAPTDAHQTASALLEATNSLLPYSLSPRELNSRSELSARVTSIATILIKGLGR; encoded by the coding sequence ATGCCTGCCCACATCCAACATCTTCGCACCCGCGAAGCGATTCTGGACGCCACCGACCTACTGCTTTCACGTTCAGGATTTAAGAAGATGACGATCGAAGATCTCGCCCGTGAAGTCGGCATCGGTAAGGGAAGCATTTACCTGCATTTTGAAAGCAAAGATGAGATCGCCCTCTCGCATATCGATCGGATCGTAGAGCGGCTCAAAGTACGATTGCGAGTTATCGTCGATGGTCCCGGAACTGCGTCCGAGCGCGTGCACGAGATGCTCGTCGAGCGCGTCTTGTATCGATCTGACAGCGTACAGCATTACTCACACAATCTTGGCGAACTGCTGTCCTGTCTTAGGACTAAACTGCCCGAACGGCGTCAACGTTATTTCAACGACGAGGCTCTAATTTTTGCGGATGTGTTGATTGCAGGATCCGAGTCGGGTGAGTTTGCCCCGACTGATGCTCACCAAACCGCTAGTGCACTATTGGAGGCCACCAATTCGCTTTTGCCGTATAGCCTGAGCCCCCGAGAACTCAATTCACGGTCTGAACTGTCTGCTCGTGTAACTAGTATCGCAACGATCCTGATAAAAGGGCTCGGCCGCTAA
- a CDS encoding creatininase family protein: MKGWIIVTLLFVSALVATAQTGLDIVPTREMERINWMDFKAAVPSKVSTVLLPTGTLEPHGAINSGADNTAPFAMAKTIAKRTNAMIAPTLPYGITGAMEGYPGAFQITEAAYRPFVKQILEGLAKNGFKNIIILNGHGGSQTAVLNSVAAEVASERKVRTLVINWWSFASDVTKEVFGEDGGHAGWNETAFIQAIDPTLVHPEKYTGPEMTTAYPTPGTWSAMPFPSSIGLYQKGQGFPKFDQAKADLYYRKVTDKVANLIIDVIKKWDLAGL, encoded by the coding sequence ATGAAAGGTTGGATCATAGTCACATTGCTATTTGTTTCTGCTCTGGTAGCAACCGCACAAACCGGCTTGGATATTGTCCCGACACGCGAGATGGAGCGGATCAATTGGATGGATTTTAAGGCCGCGGTTCCGTCAAAGGTATCAACCGTGCTGCTGCCGACGGGCACGCTCGAGCCTCACGGTGCGATCAATAGTGGTGCGGATAATACGGCACCGTTTGCAATGGCCAAGACGATCGCGAAACGTACAAATGCAATGATCGCCCCGACCTTGCCATACGGCATTACCGGCGCGATGGAGGGCTATCCCGGTGCATTCCAGATCACTGAGGCGGCATACCGCCCGTTTGTAAAGCAAATTCTTGAGGGACTCGCCAAGAATGGCTTTAAGAACATCATTATCCTGAACGGCCACGGCGGCAGCCAGACCGCCGTCCTAAACTCCGTTGCCGCCGAAGTTGCAAGTGAGCGAAAGGTAAGGACTTTGGTCATAAACTGGTGGTCATTCGCCTCCGACGTGACCAAAGAGGTCTTCGGTGAGGACGGCGGCCACGCCGGTTGGAATGAGACCGCTTTCATTCAGGCGATCGACCCGACGCTGGTCCATCCGGAAAAGTATACTGGGCCCGAGATGACGACCGCGTACCCGACGCCCGGTACCTGGTCAGCGATGCCATTTCCATCTTCGATCGGCTTGTATCAGAAAGGTCAGGGGTTTCCGAAGTTCGATCAGGCTAAGGCAGACCTCTACTATCGAAAGGTCACTGACAAGGTAGCTAACCTGATAATCGACGTTATAAAAAAGTGGGATTTGGCAGGCTTGTAG
- a CDS encoding replication-associated recombination protein A, with the protein MEPLANRIRPESLDEYVGQEHLVGEAKPLRLAIENGHIFSFILWGTPGTGKTTLARIYANAINAVFFELSAVSAGKDDIRKIVASDQKSAVSRRSTEADLFDEGRANANDEPAESENSEVREKLEQRPKILFLDEIHRFNKAQQDFLLPFVESGELVLIGATTENPSFEVIPALLSRMRVFVLNELTDDNMAAIIARTGFELDAQAKDWLIEMANGDARQAITMLENTSRLYEQITLETLKETLQSKFLRYDKKGEEHYNVISAFIKSMRASKPDAAMYYLARMLESGEDPKFIARRMVIFASEDIGLAQPTALVVANAVFQAVTTIGMPECIHNLAHGVAFLANAVKSRAATSAIGQAMDDAKKFGNLPVPMKIRNAPTKLMKELGYGKDEGDDPEGDLMPSKMRGKKYF; encoded by the coding sequence ATGGAACCACTAGCAAATAGGATTCGGCCGGAATCACTCGACGAATATGTTGGGCAAGAGCACCTTGTTGGTGAGGCCAAGCCCTTGCGTCTCGCGATCGAAAACGGCCATATATTTTCGTTTATCCTATGGGGCACGCCCGGGACGGGGAAAACCACGCTTGCACGGATCTATGCTAACGCAATTAACGCGGTATTTTTTGAGCTATCGGCGGTTTCGGCCGGCAAAGATGATATTAGAAAAATAGTAGCGAGTGATCAGAAGTCAGCGGTCAGCCGGCGGAGTACGGAAGCGGACCTGTTTGACGAAGGCAGAGCCAACGCAAATGATGAACCGGCGGAGTCGGAGAACAGTGAGGTACGAGAGAAATTAGAACAAAGGCCAAAGATACTGTTTCTGGATGAGATCCATCGCTTTAATAAGGCACAACAGGATTTTTTGCTGCCATTTGTGGAAAGCGGCGAGCTGGTTTTGATCGGCGCGACTACCGAAAATCCCAGTTTTGAAGTGATTCCGGCATTGTTGTCGCGAATGCGCGTCTTTGTCTTGAACGAACTGACTGACGATAATATGGCCGCGATAATCGCCCGTACCGGCTTTGAACTCGACGCTCAAGCAAAAGATTGGCTGATCGAAATGGCCAATGGCGATGCCCGGCAAGCCATCACGATGCTCGAAAACACATCGCGGCTTTACGAGCAGATCACGCTCGAAACGCTCAAGGAAACGCTACAATCCAAATTCCTGCGTTATGACAAAAAGGGCGAAGAGCATTACAACGTCATCAGTGCCTTTATCAAATCAATGCGTGCCTCAAAGCCGGACGCCGCGATGTATTATCTCGCACGAATGCTGGAGTCCGGCGAGGACCCAAAGTTTATCGCCCGCCGGATGGTGATCTTCGCTTCCGAAGACATCGGCCTTGCCCAACCAACTGCTTTAGTTGTTGCCAACGCCGTATTTCAGGCGGTTACTACGATCGGAATGCCCGAGTGCATCCACAATCTCGCCCACGGCGTCGCCTTTCTGGCTAATGCGGTCAAGAGTCGTGCCGCCACATCCGCGATCGGCCAAGCGATGGATGACGCAAAGAAGTTCGGCAACTTACCCGTCCCGATGAAGATCAGAAACGCCCCGACCAAATTGATGAAGGAGCTTGGATACGGCAAGGACGAGGGCGACGATCCTGAGGGCGATCTGATGCCGTCGAAGATGCGTGGCAAGAAATATTTCTGA
- a CDS encoding TonB-dependent receptor — protein MFRATLIVAVILTAQIAFGQESNTLRLNVINKDTKAPVAEATITIKNTELNTVTNAAGMATIANVPDGEYVIQIFSPGFAIVEIKIAISGAKTSEKTIELEIDNDVGDVTISSTRTGREIDAEPTRVEAIDEEEIDEKINMRPANISMLLNESTGIRVQQTSATSNAQSVRIQGLDGRYTQILKDGFPSFGGFSGSFSILEIPPLDLKQVEVIKGPSGTLFGQGAIAGVVNLISKTPDYKRVTTLLFNQTSALGSDVSAFTSARKGRLGYTALGSFNYQREYDVDNDDFTELPRTFSVAFNPRLFAYIGKDTTFSIANATSFQKRTGGDILAFDGNANGIHQYFEKNGSFRNITTINFDTLFADGSRLVAKQSLAFFSRDIETPSTAFKGQQFNAFSDVAYFRSFGKNSFIIGGNIVFDQFSEANVAVGAFDRSETRSTIGVFAQNTVDISNKLSLEAGIRVDSVRDYGSFVLPRASLLYRFTDKFTTRIGYGLGYKLPSVFTEDAEELLFRNVAGIGNSLRAERSQGGTFDLNYSDLIIENVGFSLNQMFFFTQIDEPLILRADGMGIYRFANSQTPVISKGFETNAKITVGIAKLFVGYTYTDAKAGYLAGDRHLTLLPKHKINSSLVFEEHENFKAGAEFYFADRQILDDRSLTPQNAVFGLFGEKTFGKMSLFINAENIFDNRQGRNSPVVLGNHASPDFAKIYTHVEGRVFNGGIKLRF, from the coding sequence ATGTTTAGAGCGACTTTAATCGTTGCCGTCATCTTGACGGCACAGATAGCGTTCGGACAAGAAAGCAATACGCTTCGTCTGAACGTGATAAATAAAGATACAAAGGCCCCGGTTGCCGAGGCCACGATCACTATCAAAAATACCGAATTGAACACGGTGACAAATGCCGCCGGTATGGCGACCATTGCCAACGTCCCGGATGGCGAATATGTTATCCAGATCTTCTCGCCCGGATTCGCGATCGTTGAAATTAAGATCGCGATCTCAGGTGCGAAAACAAGCGAGAAAACGATCGAACTTGAGATAGACAACGATGTCGGCGACGTCACGATCAGTTCGACTCGCACCGGTCGCGAGATCGATGCAGAACCGACACGGGTCGAAGCAATAGACGAAGAAGAGATCGACGAAAAGATCAATATGCGGCCCGCTAATATCAGTATGCTGTTGAACGAAAGCACAGGTATTCGCGTCCAGCAGACATCGGCGACGTCAAATGCACAAAGCGTCCGCATTCAGGGACTTGACGGTCGGTACACGCAGATACTGAAAGACGGATTTCCATCCTTTGGCGGGTTTTCCGGAAGTTTCAGTATTTTGGAGATTCCACCCTTAGATCTAAAACAGGTCGAGGTCATCAAAGGGCCGTCCGGGACTTTGTTTGGGCAAGGGGCGATCGCCGGAGTTGTAAACCTTATATCAAAAACTCCGGACTATAAACGCGTTACGACCTTACTATTTAATCAAACGTCAGCACTTGGCAGCGATGTATCCGCATTTACCTCGGCTAGAAAAGGCCGCCTCGGATATACGGCCTTAGGGTCATTTAATTATCAACGCGAATACGACGTAGATAACGACGATTTTACCGAACTGCCGCGAACCTTTTCGGTGGCATTCAATCCGCGCTTGTTTGCTTATATCGGAAAGGACACTACGTTCTCCATAGCCAATGCAACATCGTTTCAGAAACGTACTGGCGGCGACATACTGGCATTCGATGGCAATGCGAATGGCATACATCAGTACTTCGAAAAGAATGGCTCGTTCCGAAACATCACCACTATCAACTTTGACACGCTGTTTGCCGACGGCAGTCGTCTGGTTGCAAAACAAAGCCTGGCATTTTTCTCCCGCGATATCGAAACTCCCTCCACCGCATTCAAAGGCCAGCAATTTAATGCGTTTTCTGACGTCGCATACTTTCGAAGCTTCGGAAAGAATTCGTTTATTATCGGCGGCAATATCGTCTTTGATCAGTTTAGCGAGGCAAATGTCGCCGTTGGAGCATTTGACCGAAGCGAAACTCGATCGACGATCGGTGTATTTGCGCAAAACACGGTCGATATAAGCAACAAGTTGAGTCTTGAGGCGGGAATTCGCGTCGATAGTGTCAGAGATTACGGCAGTTTCGTGTTGCCGCGGGCTTCACTTTTGTATCGATTTACCGATAAATTCACAACTCGGATCGGTTATGGGCTTGGATACAAACTCCCGAGCGTTTTTACCGAAGACGCAGAAGAACTTCTGTTTCGTAATGTCGCCGGTATAGGCAATTCGCTCCGTGCTGAACGTAGTCAAGGCGGTACTTTCGACCTGAATTATAGTGATCTGATAATTGAAAACGTTGGTTTCTCGTTGAATCAGATGTTTTTCTTTACGCAGATCGACGAACCATTAATATTACGTGCCGATGGAATGGGCATCTACCGCTTTGCGAACTCGCAAACACCCGTCATCAGCAAAGGATTTGAAACGAACGCAAAAATTACCGTTGGTATCGCCAAACTGTTTGTCGGTTATACATATACCGATGCAAAAGCGGGTTATCTCGCCGGCGATCGCCATCTCACACTTTTGCCAAAGCATAAAATAAACTCTTCTTTGGTTTTCGAAGAACACGAAAACTTCAAAGCCGGGGCCGAATTCTATTTCGCCGATCGCCAGATCCTCGATGACCGCTCGTTGACTCCGCAGAATGCGGTGTTCGGACTCTTCGGCGAAAAGACTTTTGGCAAAATGAGCTTATTTATCAATGCGGAGAATATCTTTGACAACCGGCAGGGACGAAATTCACCGGTAGTCTTAGGAAATCACGCGTCGCCGGACTTCGCGAAGATCTATACTCACGTCGAAGGCCGCGTGTTCAACGGCGGTATAAAGTTGAGGTTCTAA
- a CDS encoding PorT family protein, producing the protein MKTIYSGWMRVLSVVFLIVVSSLMAFGQSNEREVHVGVKAGISLPNLVGSSDQEITKNYKSRLAASFGAFVDVQLHKNTSLQIEVDYAPQGGKRNGIQPVTQPIPGLPVLPAGNYYFANFNNTAKLDYIELPVMLKYRVRRDKPVGAYLNGGTYVGFLMKATTVTSGSSSLFLDNRGSIPVMVGPSTPFPTIPFDAKTDVTDSLNRVNFGITGGGGITFKHKDNYFFIDGRASYGLTTLQKDTLNDGKSRTGNLVMSFGYAFGVK; encoded by the coding sequence ATGAAGACTATTTATTCCGGTTGGATGAGAGTGTTATCGGTCGTATTTTTAATTGTAGTAAGTTCGTTGATGGCGTTTGGACAGTCGAATGAACGTGAGGTCCACGTCGGCGTCAAGGCCGGCATCAGCTTGCCGAACCTTGTCGGCAGCAGCGATCAGGAGATCACCAAAAACTATAAATCACGGCTTGCGGCCAGCTTCGGAGCCTTTGTCGATGTCCAACTTCACAAGAATACCTCGCTCCAGATCGAGGTCGATTATGCACCGCAGGGCGGCAAGCGTAACGGCATCCAACCCGTAACTCAACCGATCCCGGGACTTCCTGTTCTCCCGGCAGGTAATTATTACTTCGCAAATTTCAACAATACGGCAAAGCTTGACTATATCGAGTTGCCGGTAATGCTGAAGTATCGGGTCAGACGTGACAAACCGGTCGGGGCATACCTGAACGGCGGCACATATGTCGGTTTTTTGATGAAGGCAACGACCGTCACGAGCGGAAGTAGTTCGTTATTTCTTGATAATCGCGGTTCAATTCCGGTAATGGTCGGCCCCAGTACGCCGTTTCCGACAATTCCGTTTGACGCCAAGACCGATGTTACCGATAGCCTAAACCGCGTTAACTTTGGCATCACCGGCGGCGGCGGCATTACATTCAAGCACAAGGACAATTATTTCTTCATCGACGGTCGAGCATCATACGGCCTCACCACGTTGCAAAAGGACACTCTCAACGACGGCAAGAGCCGAACGGGCAATCTGGTGATGTCCTTTGGATATGCTTTCGGAGTAAAGTAA
- the recA gene encoding recombinase RecA: MSLDKGKAIESALAQIEKKFGKGSIMRLGERPIDDIGAISTNCLSLDAAIGVGGFPRGRIVEVYGPESSGKTTLALQVVASAQRDGGICAYIDAEHAMDPEYATKLGVNIDDMLISQPDSGEQALEIAETLIRSNSVDVIVIDSVAALVPRAELDGEMGDSLPGLQARLMSQALRKITAIVSSSHTCFIFINQLREKIGVFFGSPETTTGGKALKFYASLRLDIRRIGAIKDGDKVVGNRTRVKVVKNKCAPPFRESEFDIMYGEGISREGDLLDLAVNNNIVEKSGAWFSYKGERLGQGRDNVKNMLKGNRELLERIEKDVKVELGFTKSDAAAA, encoded by the coding sequence ATGAGCTTGGATAAAGGAAAAGCGATCGAGTCGGCATTGGCTCAGATCGAAAAGAAATTTGGCAAAGGATCGATAATGCGTCTCGGTGAGCGTCCGATCGATGATATCGGAGCTATCTCGACCAATTGCCTGAGCCTCGATGCGGCGATCGGCGTTGGCGGCTTTCCCCGTGGACGTATCGTCGAGGTTTACGGCCCGGAAAGTTCGGGTAAAACGACGCTGGCTCTACAGGTCGTCGCCTCGGCCCAACGCGATGGCGGCATTTGTGCCTACATCGACGCCGAACACGCGATGGACCCCGAGTATGCTACCAAGCTCGGCGTAAATATCGACGATATGCTGATATCACAGCCGGACTCCGGCGAACAGGCACTCGAGATCGCCGAGACGCTGATCCGCTCGAACAGCGTCGACGTTATCGTGATCGATTCGGTGGCAGCACTCGTGCCGCGTGCGGAGCTTGACGGAGAAATGGGCGATTCCCTGCCGGGCTTGCAGGCTCGTCTAATGTCACAGGCTCTACGCAAGATCACAGCGATCGTTTCGAGTTCGCACACGTGTTTCATCTTTATCAACCAGCTTCGTGAAAAGATCGGCGTCTTTTTCGGGTCACCCGAAACGACGACTGGCGGAAAGGCTCTCAAATTCTACGCTAGCCTCAGACTCGACATTCGCCGCATTGGTGCGATCAAAGACGGTGACAAGGTCGTCGGCAATCGAACGCGGGTCAAGGTCGTCAAGAACAAGTGCGCTCCGCCGTTCCGCGAATCAGAGTTTGATATTATGTACGGCGAAGGCATCTCGCGTGAGGGCGATCTGCTGGACCTTGCGGTCAATAACAACATCGTCGAAAAGAGCGGCGCGTGGTTTTCGTACAAGGGCGAGCGGCTCGGCCAGGGTCGTGACAATGTCAAGAATATGTTGAAGGGGAACCGCGAACTGCTCGAGCGGATCGAAAAGGACGTTAAAGTCGAACTCGGTTTCACTAAGTCTGACGCCGCGGCGGCATAG
- a CDS encoding ROK family protein → MSEVGGKTTRYVGVEVSSKSLTAVCIDENGVLSATDSVAVDFRETSSKQVAAFIQSLKGKFGAFDIVGVAVPGLVSRDAKSIAFSAHIPEHSGLDLAAEIEAATGVAAYVENDANAAAYGEFILGAGRGSRNAFYATLGTGVGGALIIEGEIWRGVAGFAGEFGYVPINSEGLRLEEVASSANIIRRTRDRFHQDNTSSLVEIDENLMTIADIVGAAIAEDDFAKLMLERTGNYVGTAVASVINLLNIERIIVGGEIMQAGNIVLDAIVARASELSFGPSFDSTVIAAGELGDNASAAGAALLAAKAS, encoded by the coding sequence ATGAGTGAAGTTGGTGGAAAAACTACGCGGTATGTCGGAGTTGAGGTTTCGAGCAAATCGCTGACGGCGGTGTGTATCGACGAAAATGGGGTTTTATCGGCAACCGACTCGGTCGCGGTCGATTTTCGGGAGACATCCTCCAAGCAGGTCGCAGCTTTTATCCAATCGTTAAAGGGTAAATTCGGCGCGTTCGATATTGTCGGAGTGGCGGTTCCCGGACTCGTTTCCCGAGACGCTAAATCAATAGCATTTTCTGCTCATATCCCGGAACACTCAGGCCTCGACCTGGCCGCTGAGATCGAGGCGGCCACGGGCGTCGCTGCATACGTCGAAAACGACGCGAACGCCGCAGCCTACGGCGAATTTATTCTCGGAGCGGGCCGCGGCAGCCGAAATGCATTTTATGCAACGCTTGGAACGGGAGTTGGCGGGGCCCTGATAATTGAGGGCGAGATCTGGCGAGGCGTCGCCGGTTTTGCGGGTGAATTTGGATATGTTCCGATCAATTCTGAGGGCTTGAGGCTCGAAGAGGTTGCTTCGTCCGCAAATATTATCAGGCGAACGCGTGATCGTTTTCATCAAGACAACACGTCGTCGTTAGTTGAAATTGACGAAAATCTGATGACGATCGCGGACATAGTTGGTGCTGCGATAGCCGAGGACGATTTTGCAAAGTTGATGCTGGAGCGGACGGGCAACTATGTCGGTACCGCCGTCGCGAGTGTGATCAATCTGCTGAATATCGAACGGATCATCGTTGGCGGCGAGATCATGCAGGCTGGCAACATCGTGCTTGACGCGATCGTTGCTAGGGCGTCTGAGTTGTCCTTTGGACCTTCATTCGACTCGACCGTGATCGCCGCCGGGGAGTTGGGCGACAATGCATCGGCGGCAGGTGCAGCTCTACTCGCGGCGAAGGCGTCTTAA
- a CDS encoding cytochrome c3 family protein has product MAQIFRKSANNIAKISMVAVVVLAGVAFFAYTQIARSSYLTGRYLERQQPVQFSHKHHVGDDGIDCRYCHTSVETTASAGIPPTQTCMNCHSQIWSDSPYLEPVRASFRDNKPIEWQRVHDLPEFAYFNHSIHVAKGVGCSTCHGPVDNMPAVYQDNTLQMEWCLACHRNPENFIRPKSEIYNMKWQDSDLDAAERTKLKAEYKIRSREMMTSCSTCHR; this is encoded by the coding sequence ATGGCACAGATCTTTAGAAAAAGTGCAAATAACATCGCCAAGATCAGTATGGTCGCGGTCGTTGTATTGGCAGGCGTGGCGTTTTTTGCGTACACGCAGATAGCACGTTCGTCATATTTGACGGGCCGTTATTTGGAAAGGCAACAACCTGTCCAATTTAGCCACAAACACCACGTCGGTGATGACGGCATCGATTGCCGTTATTGTCACACGTCGGTCGAAACCACCGCCTCGGCGGGAATACCGCCGACCCAGACGTGTATGAACTGTCACAGCCAGATATGGTCCGACAGTCCATATCTCGAACCGGTGCGAGCCAGCTTTCGTGACAATAAGCCGATCGAGTGGCAAAGGGTGCACGACTTGCCGGAATTCGCGTATTTTAATCACAGTATTCACGTCGCCAAGGGCGTCGGGTGTTCGACCTGTCACGGCCCGGTCGATAATATGCCGGCCGTTTATCAGGACAATACGCTCCAGATGGAATGGTGCCTGGCTTGCCACCGCAACCCCGAAAACTTTATTCGGCCCAAGTCGGAGATCTATAATATGAAGTGGCAGGACAGCGACCTTGATGCCGCTGAGCGTACCAAGTTGAAGGCAGAATATAAGATCCGCAGCAGAGAGATGATGACGAGTTGCTCTACCTGTCACCGGTAA